One genomic region from Rattus norvegicus strain BN/NHsdMcwi chromosome 10, GRCr8, whole genome shotgun sequence encodes:
- the Mfsd6l gene encoding major facilitator superfamily domain-containing protein 6-like, giving the protein MSPNPQWDVPRALGVARLFHLVCGVRDACVTPFLTLYLRQLGVAAPWVGILMGTKHLIAACWTPFCAFLARRYQKRRMFLTGSLLGSAGASLLMVLVPPADRNLGNHFCNGSSKVATTVLPLVVTQTVTMTSAQGSVPNHWAGAPSLPGSRHTRALDTSGFPNGSGKTQERTLRGLQTYLVGSVEGVRTTAQALNLVTSGLRENSQKGTSEVSNANLSLLPGSTTLGGPVNVSKTQGDIQTHNHTLKGSQWTVILSFGFLVFWELLAAPLEQVADDSLYEYLDFVDAADRNKDLWVWRLLGISAGVCGIAALVEHLECFLVANGPQGVIYFYSYSLVSTLALAVSTAFPVPIDQQQRPSYKAIKALSLVRDDSRLILLAFTVFWIGATTSTVQNFLFWHMKDHGSSDLVMGFSVVLGLLGEILFHPFRTSLLRKLSRVGVLGLGLGCLALQMLYYAFIWSWWSVLPVQILSAISSGALWWAVGASIGDLASSRMERSLNTLFRGHLYESGCSLGSFVGGFVALRFGVAVLYQACCVVLLLWLAVFLSIQPRLPQEQRINYSKLLAMEGSNSSDSEQGSEGDWLVRAMREEHTDWKG; this is encoded by the coding sequence ATGAGCCCCAACCCGCAGTGGGACGTCCCCAGGGCACTAGGGGTGGCTAGGCTCTTCCACCTGGTGTGCGGGGTCCGGGATGCCTGTGTGACTCCGTTCCTGACCCTCTACCTGAGGCAACTGGGTGTGGCTGCGCCCTGGGTGGGCATCCTCATGGGAACCAAGCACCTCATCGCTGCCTGCTGGACTCCCTTCTGTGCCTTCCTGGCCAGACGCTACCAGAAAAGGAGAATGTTTCTGACTGGCTCATTGCTGGGCTCCGCAGGCGCCAGTCTCCTGATGGTCCTCGTCCCACCAGCGGATAGAAATCTGGGCAACCACTTTTGTAATGGAAGCAGTAAAGTGGCCACCACTGTTCTACCACTGGTAGTCACACAAACTGTGACCATGACCTCTGCCCAAGGGTCAGTCCCAAACCATTGGGCAGGAGCACCCAGCCTTCCAGGCAGCAGGCACACCAGAGCCCTGGACACTTCTGGCTTTCCAAATGGATCTGGTAAAACTCAAGAAAGAACGCTTCGTGGTCTGCAGACCTATTTAGTGGGCTCTGTTGAAGGAGTCAGGACCACGGCTCAAGCTCTCAATCTTGTCACTTCCGGGTTGAGAGAGAATTCCCAGAAAGGGACTTCTGAGGTGAGCAATGCTAACCTGAGTCTACTTCCTGGAAGTACAACTCTTGGAGGTCCAGTCAATGTGTCAAAGACTCAGGGGGACATCCAGACCCACAATCACACCTTGAAAGGGTCACAGTGGACCGTCATCCTCTCCTTCGGGTTTTTGGTGTTCTGGGAACTGCTGGCAGCTCCTCTGGAGCAGGTAGCAGATGACAGTCTTTATGAATACTTGGATTTTGTAGACGCCGCTGACCGGAACAAAGACTTGTGGGTGTGGAGATTGTTGGGTATATCAGCAGGTGTGTGTGGCATCGCAGCCTTGGTGGAGCATCTGGAATGCTTCCTGGTGGCCAACGGTCCTCAGGGTGTGATTTATTTCTACAGCTACTCGCTGGTCAGTACCCTGGCCTTAGCGGTGAGCACTGCTTTTCCTGTTCCCATAGACCAGCAGCAGAGGCCCAGCTACAAAGCCATCAAAGCTCTGTCCCTCGTCAGGGATGACTCCCGCCTCATCCTCCTAGCCTTCACTGTCTTTTGGATAGGAGCCACCACCAGTACTGTGCAGAACTTTCTGTTCTGGCACATGAAGGACCACGGCAGCAGCGATCTGGTGATGGGTTTCTCAGTGGTTCTCGGCTTGCTAGGAGAAATTCTGTTTCATCCATTCAGAACTTCGTTGCTAAGGaaactgtccagggtgggtgtgctggggctggggctgggctgcctGGCCCTGCAGATGCTTTACTACGCCTTCATCTGGAGCTGGTGGTCTGTCCTCCCTGTTCAGATCCTGAGTGCCATCAGCAGTGGGGCTCTGTGGTGGGCTGTGGGGGCCTCCATAGGGGACCTGGCCTCCTCTCGGATGGAGAGGTCTCTGAACACCCTGTTCCGAGGTCACCTTTATGAGAGTGGCTGCAGCCTAGGCAGCTTTGTCGGGGGCTTTGTGGCGCTGCGCTTCGGCGTGGCTGTGCTCTACCAAGCCTGTTGTGTGGTCCTGTTGCTTTGGCTGGCCGTGTTCCTGTCCATCCAGCCCAGGCTGCCCCAAGAGCAGAGGATCAACTACTCAAAGCTGCTAGCTATGGAGGGGAGCAACTCCAGTGACTCTGAGCAGGGGTCCGAAGGGGACTGGCTTGTGAGGGCCATGAGGGAGGAACACACGGACTGGAAGGGCTGA